A stretch of the Halomicroarcula saliterrae genome encodes the following:
- a CDS encoding ParA family protein, with translation MADTLRAAAFLDKGGTGKTTTTAHLGVALSEQGHDVLLIDLAGKQGDLAKHFGVWGQYREQIDTDEAWPNISTVFDDAWDTIAGKLGDDAVADLVIATDEGPDLIPAHPGLDTLDAELGNIDDARERYSRLEQFLDEYVDPLSYDVVLIDLPGMTNNVSYNGLWAARHVITPVEMGPFEAEQADALRQDLEKIDENFAVDIELSLVLPNKVDTRTNLAEEYLESFQEAYPDAIAPAYVPYSQDIRNAAESGETAFAIAEPSTTAGRARDAYLNAASALVEQLDGETDE, from the coding sequence ATGGCAGATACACTACGCGCCGCCGCGTTCCTCGACAAAGGCGGCACCGGCAAGACGACGACGACAGCCCACCTCGGCGTCGCACTCAGCGAACAGGGGCACGACGTCCTCCTCATCGACCTCGCCGGGAAGCAAGGCGACCTCGCGAAACACTTCGGCGTCTGGGGCCAGTACCGAGAGCAGATCGACACTGACGAGGCGTGGCCCAACATCAGCACGGTCTTTGACGATGCCTGGGACACCATCGCCGGCAAGCTTGGCGACGACGCGGTCGCCGACCTAGTCATCGCGACCGACGAGGGGCCGGACCTCATCCCCGCCCACCCGGGGCTCGACACGCTTGATGCCGAGCTCGGGAACATCGACGATGCTCGCGAGCGGTACAGTCGCCTCGAGCAGTTCCTCGACGAGTACGTCGACCCGCTCTCGTACGATGTCGTTCTCATCGACCTGCCGGGCATGACCAATAACGTCTCCTACAACGGCCTTTGGGCGGCTCGCCACGTCATCACGCCTGTCGAGATGGGACCCTTCGAAGCCGAGCAAGCCGATGCACTCCGCCAGGACCTCGAGAAGATCGACGAGAACTTCGCCGTCGATATCGAGCTGTCGCTCGTTCTCCCGAACAAGGTCGACACCCGGACCAATCTCGCCGAGGAGTATCTCGAATCGTTCCAAGAAGCGTATCCCGACGCGATTGCGCCGGCCTACGTACCGTACTCACAGGACATCCGCAACGCTGCTGAGAGCGGTGAGACGGCCTTCGCGATAGCCGAACCCTCGACCACTGCGGGCCGGGCCCGTGACGCGTATCTGAACGCCGCTAGCGCGCTGGTCGAACAGCTGGACGGTGAGACCGATGAGTGA